A stretch of DNA from Channa argus isolate prfri chromosome 7, Channa argus male v1.0, whole genome shotgun sequence:
CATTCTCCTACGTCTCTATAGATATTGTTCCTACGCTATTTGGGAGCCTTGTGCCCTGGTCTTTGGGGGTATGGAGGTACTGGAGAGAGAAGGCTCAGCTACTCCATTACCTGGTTCTGCTCCTGGTCTCCTTGTGTCAACTGCTCCATTAGACTGGTCCAGTTCCTCAGGCAGACCCCAAACCTTCGCCTCAGGATCTTCGTGTCTCGTCTTTACTTCTGTGACATGGAGGACAGCCGTGAGAGAGAGGGCCTGAGGATGCTGAAAGAAGCTGGAGTGCAGATCTCAGTCATGAGTTACAAAGGTGGAGGCATAAATCTTTGTATATGTGGTAGGATACAAAGATAGAACAGagtatgaattttaaaaaagtatggAAGGTTAAGgttcctcttaaaagcatttgttttattgcttattGCTTATTATGATTGCTCCATAGATGTCAacaacatttcttttcctttctcctcaGACTTCTTCTATTGCTGGCAGACCTTTGTGGCTCGTAAGCAAAGCAACTTCAAAGCCTGGGACGAGCTGCATCAAAACTCTGTCCG
This window harbors:
- the aicda gene encoding single-stranded DNA cytosine deaminase; this translates as MITKLDSVLLPRKKFIYHYKNVRWARGRHETYLCFVVKRRVGPDSLTFDFGHLRNRNGCHVEILFLRYLGALCPGLWGYGGTGERRLSYSITWFCSWSPCVNCSIRLVQFLRQTPNLRLRIFVSRLYFCDMEDSREREGLRMLKEAGVQISVMSYKDFFYCWQTFVARKQSNFKAWDELHQNSVRLTRKLQRILQPCEIEDLRDAFKLLGL